In Kineococcus sp. NBC_00420, a single genomic region encodes these proteins:
- a CDS encoding Rv3235 family protein, with translation MTSSTAALLDDLTPGTGRVPVPYGLPPYIDEREDAFGPEGPVLSHLSPDQGVLELAIVDPRLLPPSELPEVTAWTRRYLVVLLEVLTGQRPTQQLLRWSAADIYAGVQRRAALQARLRARTGRTVRPQVGTLRVSFPRTDVAEVGAVLRESDRVRAAALRIERCTDRSGERWRVTALELG, from the coding sequence GTGACCAGCTCCACCGCCGCCCTGCTCGACGACCTCACGCCGGGCACCGGACGAGTGCCCGTGCCCTACGGGCTGCCGCCGTACATCGACGAACGTGAGGACGCCTTCGGTCCCGAGGGGCCCGTCCTCAGCCACCTCAGCCCCGACCAGGGCGTCCTCGAACTCGCGATCGTCGACCCGCGGCTGCTGCCGCCCTCGGAGCTGCCGGAGGTGACGGCGTGGACGCGGCGCTACCTCGTCGTCCTGCTCGAGGTCCTCACCGGTCAGCGACCCACCCAGCAGCTGCTGCGGTGGTCCGCCGCCGACATCTACGCGGGGGTGCAGCGGCGGGCGGCGCTGCAGGCCCGGCTGCGCGCCCGGACCGGACGGACGGTGCGTCCGCAGGTCGGGACGCTGCGGGTGTCGTTCCCCCGCACGGACGTGGCCGAGGTCGGGGCCGTGCTGAGGGAGTCGGACCGGGTGCGCGCCGCGGCGCTGCGCATCGAGCGCTGCACCGACCGCTCCGGGGAGCGGTGGCGGGTCACCGCGCTGGAACTCGGGTGA
- a CDS encoding LysM peptidoglycan-binding domain-containing protein has translation MHKLRHLLTFTVGAVLAAVPALAGAGLLATAAPALRTAQSGTATVADLLVGGCSVVGALVLGWLALTVLVAVVDEVRARSHPRLAVRSSPGVPRTVRRVVALVVGVMLGSAALSAGAAERGAATAVPELGWAVSAPLQVTSAPALDLGWAAVPETAPETSAASTPPAPREVSGEIVVHRGDSLWSLAAQRCGPDATAGEVMAEQHRLHTANVDVIGDDPDLLLPGQVLRLP, from the coding sequence GTGCACAAGCTCCGGCACCTGCTGACGTTCACCGTCGGCGCCGTGCTGGCCGCCGTGCCCGCCCTGGCCGGTGCCGGGCTCCTCGCGACGGCGGCACCGGCGCTGCGCACCGCGCAGTCGGGCACCGCGACGGTCGCCGACCTGCTCGTCGGTGGGTGCTCCGTCGTGGGCGCCCTCGTCCTGGGGTGGTTGGCGCTCACCGTCCTGGTGGCCGTCGTGGACGAGGTCCGGGCCCGCAGTCACCCGCGACTCGCCGTGCGGTCCTCACCCGGCGTCCCGCGGACCGTCCGCCGGGTCGTCGCGCTCGTCGTGGGCGTGATGCTGGGGTCGGCCGCCCTCTCCGCCGGCGCGGCGGAACGGGGCGCGGCGACCGCGGTCCCCGAGCTCGGCTGGGCCGTTTCCGCGCCCCTGCAGGTCACCTCGGCACCGGCCCTCGACCTCGGCTGGGCCGCCGTCCCGGAGACCGCCCCCGAAACCAGCGCGGCGAGCACTCCCCCGGCGCCCCGGGAGGTCAGCGGCGAGATCGTCGTCCACCGCGGGGACAGCCTGTGGTCGCTGGCCGCGCAACGGTGCGGTCCCGACGCCACCGCCGGCGAGGTGATGGCCGAGCAGCACCGCCTCCACACCGCCAACGTCGACGTCATCGGCGACGACCCCGACCTGCTGCTGCCCGGCCAGGTCCTGCGCCTGCCCTGA